A single genomic interval of Ramlibacter sp. harbors:
- a CDS encoding RnfH family protein, whose translation MADEALIRVCVAYSDAPRSVHEWPLVLGTGATVAQAIQASGLQALLGGQLSRDMALGVWGRKAGPQQVLRDQDRVEIYRPLTVDPKVARRERFRKQGARGAGLFSQRRPGAKPGY comes from the coding sequence ATGGCTGATGAGGCGCTGATCCGGGTCTGCGTGGCCTACTCCGACGCACCGCGCTCGGTCCATGAATGGCCGCTGGTGCTGGGCACGGGCGCCACGGTGGCCCAGGCGATCCAGGCCAGTGGCCTGCAGGCGTTGCTGGGCGGCCAGCTTTCGCGGGATATGGCTCTGGGTGTCTGGGGCCGCAAGGCCGGGCCGCAACAGGTGTTGCGCGACCAGGACCGCGTTGAGATCTACCGGCCCCTCACGGTGGACCCCAAAGTGGCCCGGCGGGAGCGGTTTCGCAAGCAGGGCGCACGGGGCGCAGGCCTGTTTTCGCAACGCCGGCCAGGGGCCAAGCCCGGCTACTGA
- a CDS encoding type II toxin-antitoxin system RatA family toxin has protein sequence MKHVHKSVLIWYSAEEMFALVTDVAAYPEFLPWCDHATVLEAGDAGMKAEIGLSFGGIHQTFTTQNDHTPGRAVAMKLVDGPFSKLDGQWRFVPLGDGSQRACRVELDLRYGFDNAALGALVGPVFDKIAGNLVDAFVKRAEQVHG, from the coding sequence ATGAAACACGTCCACAAGTCCGTCCTCATCTGGTACAGCGCCGAAGAGATGTTTGCCCTGGTGACCGATGTGGCGGCCTACCCTGAATTTCTGCCCTGGTGCGACCATGCCACGGTCCTGGAAGCTGGCGACGCCGGCATGAAGGCCGAGATCGGCCTGTCGTTCGGCGGCATCCACCAGACCTTCACCACGCAAAACGACCACACCCCGGGCCGCGCGGTGGCAATGAAGCTGGTGGACGGACCCTTTTCAAAGCTCGACGGCCAATGGCGCTTTGTGCCGCTGGGCGATGGCAGCCAGCGCGCCTGCCGGGTGGAACTGGACCTGCGCTACGGCTTCGACAACGCGGCGCTGGGCGCGCTCGTGGGCCCGGTGTTCGACAAGATCGCCGGCAACCTGGTTGATGCCTTTGTCAAGCGGGCCGAGCAGGTCCATGGCTGA
- the smpB gene encoding SsrA-binding protein SmpB: MAKKPDTAARIADNKKAAYNYFFEERFEAGMVLQGWEVKALREGKVQLTDGYVVIRNGELFVLGCQINPLKTASSHVNPDSVRTKKLLLNKDEIRRLIGKVEQKGYTLVPLNLHWKAGKVKCDIALAKGKAEHDKRDTIKDREGKREVERAMKSRHR, translated from the coding sequence ATGGCCAAGAAACCCGATACCGCCGCCCGCATTGCCGACAACAAGAAGGCGGCCTACAACTACTTCTTCGAAGAACGCTTCGAGGCGGGCATGGTGCTGCAGGGCTGGGAAGTCAAGGCCCTGCGCGAGGGCAAGGTGCAGCTCACCGACGGCTACGTGGTGATCCGCAACGGCGAACTGTTTGTGCTGGGCTGCCAGATCAACCCGCTCAAGACGGCGTCCAGCCACGTCAACCCCGATTCGGTGCGCACCAAGAAGCTGCTGCTCAACAAGGACGAGATCCGCCGGCTGATCGGCAAGGTCGAGCAAAAGGGCTACACCCTGGTGCCGCTGAACCTGCACTGGAAGGCCGGCAAGGTCAAATGCGACATCGCGCTGGCCAAGGGCAAGGCCGAGCACGACAAGCGCGACACCATCAAGGACCGCGAAGGCAAGCGCGAGGTCGAGCGCGCCATGAAGAGCCGCCACCGTTGA
- a CDS encoding CPBP family intramembrane metalloprotease, whose translation MIQFDSRARLTGLFVLLASPFYLNDFASILVTDWRIWLAIDYVFVKLLPLAALCWLLVRRHLSPADLGLVWPGRSPFLITLIAMALVGTVIDQNAYAVLAGLPGYAALGGMPAIASPAWDRFDLTVGLLLVAVLEETIFRGLACAVLARYTANRVLIALGSAAAFGLIHWSLGLHAVLITGLIGLIFMGAYLRTRSVLPLVVAHFVVNFIDFAGVIPKALFKWV comes from the coding sequence ATGATCCAGTTCGACAGCAGGGCGCGGCTGACCGGTCTCTTCGTGCTGCTGGCCAGCCCGTTCTACCTCAACGACTTCGCCAGCATCCTCGTCACGGACTGGCGCATCTGGCTGGCCATCGACTATGTCTTCGTGAAGCTGCTGCCGCTGGCCGCGCTGTGCTGGCTGCTGGTCCGGCGCCACCTGAGCCCGGCAGACCTGGGGCTGGTCTGGCCCGGGCGCAGCCCCTTCCTGATCACGTTGATCGCCATGGCGCTGGTGGGCACCGTGATCGACCAGAATGCCTACGCCGTGCTGGCGGGCCTGCCCGGCTATGCCGCACTCGGGGGCATGCCGGCCATTGCCAGCCCCGCTTGGGACCGGTTTGACCTCACGGTCGGGCTGTTGCTGGTCGCCGTGCTGGAGGAAACCATATTCCGCGGCCTGGCCTGCGCGGTGCTGGCGCGTTACACCGCCAACCGCGTGTTGATCGCGCTGGGGTCGGCGGCCGCGTTCGGGCTGATCCACTGGAGCCTGGGTCTGCACGCGGTCCTGATCACCGGCCTGATCGGCCTGATTTTCATGGGGGCCTACCTGCGCACCCGCTCGGTGCTGCCACTGGTCGTGGCGCACTTCGTGGTCAATTTCATTGATTTTGCGGGTGTGATTCCCAAAGCCCTGTTCAAGTGGGTTTGA
- a CDS encoding RNA polymerase sigma factor, with protein MNRAQVIEQLPGLRRYARALTGDAWAADDLVQDTLERACTKWRLWQAGTDLRAWLFTLMHNLYLNQRRGQPAARMAVALEDVEGSLAAQAGPVDDALDLDRCLQRLPADQRAVLLMVTLEDLSYEATARILDIPVGTVMSRLSRARTRLRELMGEAPSAPPQAADRASPPLLRRLK; from the coding sequence ATGAACCGCGCCCAGGTCATTGAACAGCTGCCCGGACTGCGGCGCTATGCGCGCGCGCTGACTGGCGACGCCTGGGCCGCCGACGATCTGGTGCAGGACACCCTGGAGCGCGCCTGCACCAAGTGGCGGCTGTGGCAGGCCGGAACCGACCTGCGCGCCTGGCTGTTCACCCTGATGCACAACCTCTACCTCAACCAGCGCCGCGGCCAGCCGGCCGCCCGGATGGCCGTGGCCCTGGAGGATGTGGAAGGCAGCCTGGCGGCGCAGGCGGGCCCGGTGGACGATGCCCTGGACCTGGACCGCTGCCTGCAGCGCCTGCCCGCCGACCAGCGGGCCGTGCTGCTGATGGTGACGCTGGAGGACCTGAGCTACGAGGCCACGGCCCGCATCCTCGACATCCCCGTGGGCACGGTCATGTCGCGCCTGTCTCGCGCGCGCACCCGCCTGCGTGAACTCATGGGCGAGGCCCCGTCTGCCCCACCCCAGGCCGCCGACCGCGCCAGCCCTCCCCTGCTGCGGCGCCTCAAGTAA